ATGGTTCGCGGCGGAACGAATTGAAGGTTTCCATGCGCACCTTGAGCCGGTTATCGACCGACTCAACGGACGGCCCCGGGACGCCGCCGGTGATCCCCTGCTCGTAGTAGAAGGCCGCGTTCGGGCGGAGCCGAGTCACGATCGTCCCGTCGAGTTTGGTCCGCATCTCGGTCAGTGCCTTCGGCTCTTCCTTCTTGTCCGTCTTCTCCTTCGGCTGCAATTCGATGAACAGAGTTTCGATGGCCCAAGTGTAGAGTTGTGCCACTTCCGGGTCACCGACCGGCTTCTTCTCGTCGGTCGCCGCGGCGCGGACCAACTCGAACAACCGCTTGGTCTCCTCGGGCGTGTACCGAACGGCATCGAGCTTCGTCCGCACCCCCTCGCTCCACTTGGCGATGTTCGTGGTCGCCACCTTCACTTTGTCCGGGTCCCCGTAGGTCTTGGCCGTGAACGCATCGGCCAGCGCGAGTTCGGCCGCGTCGAGTTCGGCGACCGCGGTCTTGAGGTCCGCGCCCTTCATCCCGGCGGCGTGGTCGAGGACGAGTCGGGCGAGTGCGAACGCGGCCGGGCGGTACAGCGGGCGCCCGGGGCGCCCGACGTACCCGCGGTCTTGCCGATCGCTCGGGTACTTCAGGTTGTGGTGGCAACTGTAGCAGTCGAACGCGGCGTAATCGAGGCCGTCGTCTTTCGCTTTCGCGTCGGCGGCGAGTTGCGCGCCGAGGTTCGCTGTCGCGCCGAGGGTGGCGAGCGAGGACTCGGCGAACCGCCGGGCGACGTGCGACTCGCCGGCGCGGACGTGGAACGTGGCGAACGCCTTCTCGGGGTTCTTTTCGGCCAGCGCGGTCAGGTAGGGCATTTCGGACGGCAGCCCCCAGTGGCGCGGCTGCTCGCGGGTGTAGGCGAGGAGGTCGAGCGGCGGGAGCGGCGGGTGCCCGGCCGCGTACATGTCGTGGGTGACGAAGCGCCCCTCGTCCGTGTTCCCGATGTGGCACGACGCGCAGCGGTTGGTCGCCTCCACGTGCGACCGGAGGTTCACCAAGCCCCACTCTTTCTTCGCTGCCGGGGACCACTCGCGCCAGGCGACGGTGCGGATCGCGCCGTCCGGGGCGTTCGCCTTGTCCAGCTTGTTCTCCTGGTGCTTGTCGCGGTAAAGCGAGCCGTGCCCGTGACACATCTCGCACCCCACACCGTCGCTCGTCAGGAAGGAGTCTGCCTTCCAGTTCTTGTGCGACTCCTTGGTCGGCGGCTCGTTAGTGCTCGCGTGACAAGCGAGACATGACGGATCGGACGCGACCGTGTAGTTCGGGTCCGCGTACTTCGGGTTCGTTTTGTACTTGCGGAGCTTGTCCTCCATCCGCTGCGCGGTCGCGTTGGGCTTGTCGCCGGGCTCGGTCGCCGTCTTCTTGGTCAGCAAGTTGAGGTACGCGGTGCGGTGCAGGTCGTGGATGTCCCACACCTTATTTTCCCAAAGGCGGATGAACTTGAACCCCTGGGTTTCCTTGTACTCTTTGACGTTCTGCGGGGCGTTTTCCTGGTGGCACTTTTGACACACGGAGGCGCCGACGAGTTCCGTCTTCTGCCCGGCCGGGGGCTTGACGTACTCCTTCTCCTTCGGCTGCGCGTGCGCGGCGGCCGCGGTGCCCGACGGCGCGGAAGAGACGACGAGCCCAAAAACGAGGCCGGCGAACGCCCCCGCTAGCCCGACCGCTCGAGCGGTCCGACCCGCGTATCCCGTCGTCATCACTTCCCCTCCGGTGTGCTCGTCTTGGTGCGCAGTGACTCGAAGCTGTCTCGGATCGGGTCCAGTTTGAACCGGTCGAACTTCACCGGGCCGTTCGCGATCGGCGGGAACCGCAGGTTCTTGTCGATCGCGAGCAGCGGGTCGTGCCACCGCGCCCCGGTCCCGGTCTTCCCGCCGGTCGCGTGGTACATGGCCGCCGTCCCCAGGTAGTTCGCGGCCAGCGCGTCCCAGTCGTGGTCCGCGAGCGTCTTCCCGTCCGAAGATAGAGCATTGGCCGCGAGCCGGTGCGCGATTTTCTCGGGCACGTCGCGTGCAACGGTGCCCGACCCGCGGTCCTCGGCGGCTTGCAGGTTCGCGAGCCACCCGTCGAGTTCGTCCACGGCGGCCTTGGCCCGCTTCGCGACCTCGGCCGGCGCGGGCGCCCGTTTCGCCCCCATTAATTTGCGAAGCTCATCGACCGCGGGCAGTTTGATGTCGCGCAGTTCGGGCGAGCTTATCCCGGGGAACGCGAGTTCGCAAGACTTCGCCGCCACATCGACCGTCGCGTTCGACCAAACCTCCCACCCCGGCAGTCCTGGAGTGCGCCGAGTCGCGCTCAGGCTCCCGCGCGTTTCGGTGTCGCCGACCGTTTGGTGGCAGGCGTAACAACTATAGCCACTGAACTCCGGCCACGGGGCCTTCTCGTTCGGAGCGTCGGCCTTCTTCGCGCGCTCGTGGAGCAAGTTCACCGACGCCCGGAGCGTCGCGGCCTGCCCGATCACCCACGTGCGGACTTCAAAGCTGAGCCCGTCGCCCTTTTCGGTCCAGTGCTTGCGATAATCCGGCTGAAAGTGGAACCGGGCCGGCTCGAACGCGAGCCGCGGGTGCCCGGCCGCGATGAAGTCGTGGTTCATGTCGCGCTCGCCGTCCCCGACGTGGCAGCTCGCGCAGTTGAGCGCGCGGGCTACGAGGTTCTTCGTCGGCACGAACCCGAACGCGGTCCACTTCTCCTGGTTGCTGCGTGCCTTCCACGACGGGAGCGTGTGCTCCGAGATCCACTTGTCCGCGGGTCCGTGGCAGGCGCCGCACCCGACCCCCTCGGACAAAATCTGGTCGCGCGTCGAAGAGTCCTTCGCGCTGTCGACCGCGTGGCACGCGAGGCACCGCGCGTCTTTGTGCGGCGCGCTGATACCGAGCGCCTTGCCCATCTTCACGGAGACCGGGTTGAAGAGGACGCTGTAGGCCTTCGCGTGTGGATCGCTGGTCTCGGCGGAAACGGCCTCGCGTGCCCAAGTCGAGTGCTCGCTGCCGACCTTACCGACCGCGCCGCCCCCGTGACACGCGGCGGCCGAACACGACGTGCTCGCACGGTACGCGAACGTCTCCTTAAAATCGGCTTTATCGACACCGTAAGGTTTGGTGGCTGGTGTCACGATCGCGGTCGCCGCGGTCGGGGGCTGGTGCGACTGCGCCGTGTTGAACACGCCCGCGACGACAGCGGCGAGTGCCACCGCAATGATGGGAACGGCACGCACGATAAATCCGCGGTTCGTGTCCGTCGCATCCATGCGGGAAATCCGTTTAGGTGTCACTTCTCGCGAATCGCTTGGAACGCACTTTCGAGTCGGTCCCAATCCTGGTCGCGGAACGCGGTCACGCCGCTGCGGTACTTCTTCACCGCGGCATCGCTCGGCTTACCGCGTGCGTACTCCAGTGCGGCGAGGCCGAAGAACAACTGCGTCGCACTGTCCCATTCCGGTACGGCCAGCGCGTTTCCAGGGAAGTACGCCCGAGCCCGCCCCTCGACCTGCTCGCCCGGCAGCGACACGAGTTCGCGCCGCAAGTCCCCGGACAACTTCGCCGCAGTCTTCGCGACCCCTTCAGCGGCGTCCGCCTTCGCGGGGCGCGGGGTTTCCATCGCGAGAACCACGGTCTTCAGCAGCGACTGGTCCCGCTTCGGGCTCGCGATCCCGGCCGCGGAAGTTAGGGGCCAGATCGTCTGCCACGGCGGAACACCGGGCGGGCGATCCCCGAGGTACCCGGCGCTCTTCCGCCAGTCGCCGTACTTCTCGCTCTCCGGTACGCGGAGGGTGTGGTGGCACGACGCGCAGTTGAACTCGGCGAACTCCGGCCACGGCGTCCGATGTTCATTCGGCTCGCGCGACCGCCTCGCACGGTCTTCGAGTAACTTGCACGCGGCTTCTGCGTGTGCCACGCGCCCGACGAACCACACCTTCGCTTCGTTCGGGACAATCGGCGCGTACCGACTTTGCGTGCGGTCTTTCTCCTGCCAGTGCTGCGGGAGCCGGCGCTGGTACTCGGCGAAGTCGAAGTTCAGGCGCGGGTGCCCGGCAGCGATCATGTCGTGGTTCATGTCGCGAACCGGCAGCCCGTTCTCGGCCGGGGCACCGACGTGGCACCCGGCACACGCGAGCGCCCGCTCGCCCAGGTCGTACAGCGGCTTCATACCGGTGTCCGCGTAGACCTTCGCCCGGTCCCCCTTCCACGCGGTGTGCGGTTGGAGCCACGCCCCGGCGTTCCCGTGACACGCCTCGCAACTCACGCCCTGTTCGCGGAGCACGCGGGCGTTCGCGTCGGGAATCAGTTCGTCCCTCGCTAGTGCCGGGTTGGTGTGGCACGCGAGGCACCGGGCGTCTTCGGTGGCTTTCTTCCCGGGGGCGTACTTCGCCATGATCTTCGCGGCGGTCACCTTCAACTGGCGCCGCGGATTGTCGGTCAGCAGGCTGTACGCAGCGGCATGCGGATCGGCCGCGGCCCAGCAACTGCCCGAACTCTGCCAGCAGTCGGCCCCGCGCTCGCCGTTGAGCGCCTTGCCCGCGGGCGCGCCGTGACACGCCGCCGCGAGGCACCCGGACATCCCAATGGCCTGCCGATTGAGGTTCCCGGCCCCTCCGTTGTCGCTACTCGCCGCCCGCGGTTCGGGCGCAGCAATGCTGACTGTGGCGGTCGGGGCGACCCGTGCGGCGGCCAGCGCGAGCGCGAGGCCGGGGACCACGCCGGCGAGTGTGAGAAAAACTGTACGCGCGCTGAGATTCATTGTCAGCCGAGAATGTGGATCAGTGTTTGAGAAACCAACGAGATCGGGTGCGCCCGCCGGCGCGTTCACCATGTTCGGCGTTTTCGGGTATAACAGCAAGCGCCATTCAACGCGAACGCGCCGCACCCGTGCCGCATGCGGCACTAACATTTGCTAACATTTCGGGCCTGCGGCCACTGCGACGCAGCACGGGCTCCCGCCGTGTGTTACAAACGCTGGCCCCTCCGGGGCGAAGATCAATGCCTCCCGCCGCAAACCGTTCGGCCGCCGTACCGCAACTCTACACTACGCCGCGCGCCGATTTCAAAACGCAAAGCCGCCGTGCGGCTAATATCCTCGCCCTGGGTGCCATTCGGCCAATTGATCTTTCAGATTACGCACCATGAAACAGTTCGATTCGATCGAGTCACCACCTCACGAGGTCCGACCTTACGGCCTGAGCACCGGGCGCGGGCGCGAATAACTTCAATCGGAGCGAGAAAATCGCCAAAGTGGGTTCTAAGGTACTGGCCGTAGCGGGACCAACGGCGCAATCGAAATCACAGTGACGCCCCGGTGTCACTGATCCGACTTCCCGGATTCTGAATTGTTGACCGCCCCGTGTCGGTGGGTTACTATCCTGAACCTAACCCCAAGGCGCGACGAACTAACCGGAGCAGCGAGTGCTTCTCGGCAAGACGAAGACGGTGCAGCGGCGCATCACCACCATCGTGATCGCCACCATCGGGGTCACACTCGTCGCGGTGGCCCTCGCGCGGCTCGGCGCGCTGGTCACGCTGTGGGACTGGCCGCCCCTGCCGAGCAGCGGGTTCGGCGTGCTGTGCGGGGTGGTGGGCGGGGCCATCGTGTTCTTCGAGATGGCGATCGTCCTCCGCAAGCGCTGGCGCCGGTGGCGCCTGGGCCGCACGCGGCTGTGGATGCGGCTCCACATCTGGATGGGGCTGGTCTGCCTGCCGATTATTCTGATCCACGCCGGGTTCGGGTTCGGCGGGCCGCTCGCCACGGTTACGCTGGTGCTGTTCCTGCTAGTCACGTTCAGTGGCGTGTGGGGCCTCATCATGCAGCAGTGGCTCCCGCAGAAGATCCTCGCGGACATCCCGGGTGAAACGATCGCCTCGCAGATCGACCGGCTCGGCGAGTACCACGCGGACGAGGCCCGGCGCATCGTGACCGGGCTGACCACCGTTCCCCCGGAAGCGGAAGCGGTCGATCCCATCATCGGCGGCCCGCTCGCGGTCGAACTCGAAGCGTTCCGGGACGACGTGCTCCTGCCGTACCTGCAACGGGGCAGCCACTCGCGGTCGCCGCTCACGGCCCCGGCCGAGGCCGAGCGCCGGTTCGCCCGGCTCCGCGAAGCGGTGCCACCCGAGGCCCGAAACGACCTCGACCGGCTCCAGGAGCTGGCCAACTTGCGCCGCCGGTGGGACGCCCAGGCCCGGTTGTACTTCTGGTTGCACAACTGGCTCCTCGTCCACCTCCCGCTCTCCGTGGCGATGACCGCGCTGATGGTGCTCCACGCGGTCCGCGCGCTGAAATATTGGTGATTCGTGTTCCGTAATCAGTTTTCGGTGCGCAACCCGGCCTAAATTGGTTCACGAAGCGTTCTCGCAGGCGCTGGCAATACCGAACACTGTTTACCGTCTTCTGGGTGCAAGATGCCTCGCTCACCAAGTCGCGACCTGTCGGACCGGTTCACCGGGAAGCGCGGCTACTTCCGCCGGCCTGACGCGCTGCGCCGCGGGAAGATCGCCCTCGGTTGGGTGGCGCTGTTCGCGGCCGGCACGTGGGCGGCAGTGGACGTCGCCAAACCTGCTGCGCGAGTCCAGTATTCCCACTCGCACGGGCCGCTCGCGAACCCGCACGCCTCGTTCGACGACAACTGCGCCGCGTGCCACGTCGCGCACGGGCTGAGCGACCTGGGGCCGGTGTCCATTTTCAAGGCGCGCGACCGCTGGCACGACCTGACGTGCGAAAAGTGCCACTCCGGTCCCAAGCACCACGACTCCGCGACGGCGGACGCCCGCGCGTTCCACGACCGCTGCTCCAACTGCCACCACGACCACAACGGGCGGCTGAATTCGCTCGTCCGGCTCGCCGACAAAGACTGCAACCAGTGCCACGCGAACCTCGGCAAGTGGCACGATTCGGCCAAGTCCAAGGCGGGCAAGCCGTACCAGAACGAGATCACGAACTTCGTGAAGGACCACCCCGAGTTCCGGTCGCTCGATACCAGCGCGAACCCGCGCACGCTGAAGTTCAGCCACGCCGTTCACATGAGTCCCGGCCAGGCGTACACCGCCGATGGCAAGGAAGCGATAACGGCGAAGCGCCTCCGCGAACTGGGCGGTGACGCCGCCGTTGCGCGGTACGCCCCCGGCGCAGCGCCCGACGCGAAGGTGCAACTCCAGTGCGCATCATGCCACGCGCTCGACTCGGGCACCGGTTCCCCGGGCTTCAATTCGCTCAAGGACACGCTCGCGAAGGATGACCCGACGCGCGCCCTGCTCCCGCCGCGGGCCGAGGGCGCGTACTTCCTGCCGGTCAACTTCGAGGCGCATTGCCGTTCGTGCCATCCGCAGAAGGCGAATGAGGGCGTGAGCGAGGCCGGCGGGAAGAAATATGAAGTCCCGCGGTTCGATGTGCCGCACCGCAAGCAACCGGCGGACCTCATTGCCGATCTAAAAGCCGGCTATCTCAAGGGGCTGAGCGACAGCGGGCACCCCGCACTGAATCAGCCGCCGGAACTCGGTGGTAAACTCGACGCGCCACCGAAGAACCTCGCGCCGCGCACCCTGGGGGAAGAGGCCGAGCGGCTCGCCGGACTCGCGGAGGGCCTACTCTTCGAGCCCGCGGGGAGTTGCGCGAAGTGCCACACGGTCACACCGGGCGCCGACCCGAAGGCCAAGCCCCGCGTCGCGGCGGTACCGGACCGCACGGTTTGGTTCAAGCACGCGAAGTTCAACCACGCCTCGCACCGCGGCGCGACGTGTGCCACGTGCCATCCGAATACGGGCGCCGAGTACATCTCCAAGGTGGAGGCGGATAAGCCCGAACCGGTGCAGATCGTGGGCATTAACACGTGTCGGGCGTGCCACTCACCGCTCGGCACGAAGATCAAGACGCCCGACAACGTAGAGATTCTGGGCGGCGGCGCGCGGCACAATTGCACCGACTGCCACCGCTATCACAACGGCGACCACCCGCTCCAGGGGCGCGGCGCCCCGGCCCGGGACGCGAGCAAGCCGCTCGACCTGTTCGACTGGCTCAAGGGCAGCAGTAAGTAGCAGAGAACAGAGAACAGAGATCAGAGGCCAGAAGGCAGAGATCGATCAGAAGGCAGAGAACAGAGAACAGGAAAACATGAGACCCAGATAGAGGTAGGCTCGACTCCACGAAAGCACGATTCTGTCCTCTGTCCTCTGTCCTCTGTCCTCTGTCCTCTGGAACTCCAGGCGCCAACCATCAGGTTCTTCGATGATCGTCCAGCGGCTCCGCGACATCCAAAACCGGTTCGGCTTCCTTCCCGACAAGGAGCTGAAGGAGCTCTCGCGCGAAATCGACGTGCCGATGTACCGGTTGGAAGAGGTCAGCAGCTTCTTCCCGGCGTTCAAGCTCGAGCGGACCAACCCGCCCGACGTCGAGATGCGCGTCTGCCGCGACATGACGTGCCACCTGCGCGGCTCGGCGGCGCTCCTGAACGAGAAGACCGGGCTGCCCGTGCTCGCGGCCGAACTGTCGGAGCGCACCGGGAAGAAGGTGTGCGTCGAGGGCGTGTCGTGCCTGGGCCGGTGCGACCGGGCGCCGGCCGTGTGGGTCGAGAAGCGCCCCATGCCCGAGGGCGTTCACGCCTGGGTGTACGCGAACCGCCCGGGGCAGGATCTGGAAGAGGTGCTCCGCGCGCTGTCCGAGGACCGCGACCCGCCCGCACCCGACCCGGACGCCGAATACCCCCCGCACACGAACTCGAACCGCGGGTACTCGACGCCCCCGGCCGACGGCGACAGCGCCCACCCTCCCCTGCCCGCGGCCGGTTGGTCGCTCGACGTGTACGGGCGCCAGCGCTGGCCCCGCGACTACCGCGCCATCAAGCGGTTCACGGACTACCTGTCGAAGCTGATCCGGCCGCTCGTGCCCCCGCCCCGCGACATGGGCGGTAAGGATCTGGAGAACTACGTCCAGCGGTTCCACCCGCTGCTGTGGGAACTGAAGACCGCGAACCTGCTCGGGATGGGCGGCGCCGGGGCGCCCGCGTACCAGAAGTGGCTCGACGTGTGGCGCGAGTCGGGGACGGAAAAGTACGTCGTTTGTAACGGCGACGAGAGCGAACCGGGCACGTTCAAGGACCGCGAGATTTTGTTGCGGATGCCGCACCTCGTCGTGGAGGGCGTGATCCTCGCGGGGCTGATGACCGGCGGATCGTCGGGTTACATCTTCATCCGCCACGAGTACCACGAGCAGATCCACGCGGTCCGCGAGGAGATCGAGCGGGCGCGTGAAATGGGCGCGTGCGGCGAGAACATCTTCGGCTCCGGGCGCAACTTCTCGGTCGAAGTGTTCGAGAGCCCCGGCGGGTACATCTGCGGCGAACAGTCCGCACTCATCGAAGCGATGGAAGACCGCCGCGGGCAACCGCGGAACCGGCCGCCCGAACTGACCACCAACGGCCTACGCGACCGCCCCACGGTGGTGAACAACGTGGAGACGCTCGCGTGGGCGCCGGGCATCGTGCTGTTCGGCGGCGACAAGTACGAGATGGGCGGCTGGCGCCTCTCCGCGGACCCGAAGATCAAGTTCGGCGGGCGCCGACTGTTCTCCGTGAGCGGCGACGTGGTGCGCCCCGGTGTTTACGAAGTGGCCGTCGGCCTGACGCTGGGCGAACTGTTCACCGGCGACAAGTATTGCGGCGGCATCACCGGGCCGCTCCGCGCGGTTGCGGCGTCCGGGCCGTCCGGTGGATTGTTACCCGCGAAGATCCCCGTTGACCCCAAGTTCGACGAGAAAAAGCGCGCGGACGCGGTCGCCAAGATCCGCGAGCGCTCCGCGCAGGACGCGGACTACATGGCATGGTTCCTCCGAACCCACTTACCACTCGGCGCAACGGAACTGGACCTGCTGAAAGTGCCGCTGGACCTGAACTTCTTCCGCCACATGAACGGCACACTGCGGTTCCCGGTGGAGCCGATGCTCGGGGCCGCGATCGCCGTGTACGCGGGCAACGTGGACCTGCTCGATCAGGCGGTGAACTACACCGAGTTCTACCGCAACGAGTCGTGCGGAAAGTGCATCCCGTGCCGGCTCGGGTCACAGAAGCTGGTGCAGATCGGCCAGGAGCTGCTCGCGCGCCGCGACGCGGGCCGCCCGATGGTCGGGGAAGAGGCCGAGCGCATCAAGTCCGACGTGAAGGAAATCACCAAGACGCTGCAGCTAACGTCCATCTGCGGGCTGGGGTACGTCGCTCCCATCCCGCTCGCCACCGCGCTCTCGTACTTCATGGACGACACCCAAAAGAAGCCGCGGGGCTGAGAGTGGCGCGGCTCGTTAGCGAACCGCGACCGCAAGGGAGCGGTTGCGGCTCAGACTTTGAACAGTGATCGCAAACAATCTGTTGTGCCTCCCGCTCCCTTGCGGTCGCGGCTCGTTAAGCTCGCCCACACGACAATTGTTCGCCCCGAAATCGTCGAACTCGTTCTCGCTCGCGTGAGTTTCCACCATGCCCGACTTCGCCGATCCCGACATCTCTCTCGGCCGTGAAGAGGAATCCCTCTTCGCCCGCGACGACAACGACGTCCTCGTGCGCCGCGAAAAGGAGACGCGCGACCGGTTCAACGACCTAGTGACCATCGTCATCGACGGGTACGCGGTCGAGGTGCCGCGCGCGGTCCCGAAGACCGACTCGCAGGGCAACGTGCTCCGCGACCCGGACGGTAAGGAGATCCCGCGCACCACGACCATCTACGATGCCGCGGCCGCGCTCGTCGAACAGGGCGCGTGGTCCGACGAGGAACTGAAGACCCGCATCCCGGTGCTGTGCCACCAGCGCCACGTCGCGCCGGTGGCCGTGTGCCGCATGTGCTCGGTCCACATCAGCAGCATGAAGCGCGGCAAGTTGACGGCCGGGCGCAAACTGGTGCCCGCGTGCCAGCACCGCGTCGAAACGAACATGGTGGTGACCACGCGCGCCGGGCTCGAGGGGTACAACCCGGAGAAGCGGACGACGGCCGAGGAAAAAGTGGTCGAGCGCGCCGCGGGCGACGTGAACTCGTCCATTCGGATGCTCGCCGAATTCCTGGTGGCGGACCACTGCCACGAACCGCTCACTCCCACCCGCCGGTACGAAGACGAACTGAGTACGGTCGCACGGTCCCTCGGCGTGATCGAGGTCCACGACGACGAGGTGGAACTCAAGGTGCGCGAGAGCCTCCGGCGCGCCCCGGAACTGCCCAGCCGCAACACCGCCCAGGAAGCGATTCCCAAGTCCCGGCGCATCGAACTCCCGCTGCTCCCGACGCTCGAAGCCAAAGAACTGAACGAAGAGCGCTCCGACCTGCGCCCCGCGTGGGAAGAGTGGAACGCGCTGATCGACGACAACTACCCGTACTCGTCGCGCACCGTGGTGGTGGACCACGACCGGTGCATCCTGTGCGACCGGTGCGTGCGCGCGTGCTCGGAGGTGAAGCCGTTCAAGGTGATCGGGCACACCGGTAAGGGGTACGGCACGCGCATCAGCTTCGACCTCGACTCGATCATGCGCGACTCCACCTGCGTGCAGTGCGGCGAGTGCATGAACAGTTGCCCGACCGGGGCGCTCTCGCTCCGGCGCCGCGTGCGCCCGCGGGCGTGGGAGGACTCGCCGGAACAGATCCCGGTGAACCCGAACACGTCGTTCCCCAAATCGTCCGGGTTCCTCACCGCCGACGAGATGCTGCAGGTGTGGCTGCTCTACGAGAGCCCGACGCGCGGCCCGCGGGTCGTGTTCCCGTTCCGCTCGATCCCGTACTCGTACCTGAAGTGGAACGAGGGCGCGGTCCGCAAGTGGGAGATCGCCCCGGGCGAAAAGAAAGTGCTGTGCGAGGAGGGCGAGTACGGGAGCACCGCGTTCCTGCTGCAAGGGTCCGGCACGTTCGAGATCTACGTCCGCGGCGCGGTGGCGACACAGAAGCCCGGGTTCTTCGCGAGCTTGTTCGGCAAGAAGCCCAGTAACACGAAGGCGGCCGGGTACGGCGACCTAGTGAAGGTCGCGATGGGCAACGAACTGGTTCTGGGGGAAATGACGTGCGTCACCCAGCGCCCGCGCGTCGCGAGCGTGATCGGCGTCGCGGAGGATGACAACCGCGAACTCGTGCTCGGGGCCGACGAAAACGGCTGGCCGACCGCCACCCCGCACCCCACGAAATCCGCGCCAGTTGTCGTGTACGAAATCACGCGCAACATGCTCGACATGATGCAGCGGGCCGCGTCCGCGCGGGAAGACATTCAGGAAATGTACACCCTGCGCGCGATCCAGACGGGCGTGCAGAGCGGGCGCCTCTTCCAGTTGCTCGACACGATGGAGCGCCAACAGGCGGTCACGTTCCTGCTCACCGAAGGGGTGCAGTTCGGGCGCGTCGCGGCCGGCGAAACGATCATCGCCGAGGGCGACACGGCCGCGGCGTTCTACATCATCCGGCTCGGCACCGTGCGCGTTTTCACCACGGCCGGCGGCGGCGAACAGGTGCTCCGAATCCTGTCCGTCGGAGACGGTTTCGGCGAGGCGGGCCTCCTGTCCGAGCGCCCCGGCATCCGCACCGCGACCATCGCCGCGCTCGACCCGGTGGAGGTCGTGCGCGTGCCCGGTCCCGTGTTCCGCAAACTGTGCGACCGGTTCCCGGCACTGAAAGAGGGCATGAAGACCGCGCCGCGCCCCGCGGTGCCGGGGGTCGAGAAGGCCCCGCCGCCCGCAGTGCTACGCGACTACGTCCGCCAGGGGTTGTACCAGGGGCAAAAGTTGCTGGTGCTCGACCTGAAGAGCTGCACCCGGTGCGACGAATGTACTCGCGCCTGCGCCGACTCCCACGACGGCAACGCGCGCCTGCTGCGCGAGGGGCTGCGGTTCGGCGACTTCCTGGTGGCGACCTCGTGCCGGTCGTGCCACAAGCCGTACTGCATGGAGGGGTGCCCGGTGGACGCGATCCACCGGCGCGGTAACCACCTGGAAGTGGTCATCGAGAACCACTGCATCGGGTGCGGGCTGTGCGAGCGGAACTGCCCCTACGGGGCGATTCACATGGTGCCCCGCGGTACCCCGAACCCGGCCGCGGCCGAAATCCCCGGCGGCAACCCGC
The Gemmata palustris DNA segment above includes these coding regions:
- a CDS encoding multiheme c-type cytochrome, producing MTTGYAGRTARAVGLAGAFAGLVFGLVVSSAPSGTAAAAHAQPKEKEYVKPPAGQKTELVGASVCQKCHQENAPQNVKEYKETQGFKFIRLWENKVWDIHDLHRTAYLNLLTKKTATEPGDKPNATAQRMEDKLRKYKTNPKYADPNYTVASDPSCLACHASTNEPPTKESHKNWKADSFLTSDGVGCEMCHGHGSLYRDKHQENKLDKANAPDGAIRTVAWREWSPAAKKEWGLVNLRSHVEATNRCASCHIGNTDEGRFVTHDMYAAGHPPLPPLDLLAYTREQPRHWGLPSEMPYLTALAEKNPEKAFATFHVRAGESHVARRFAESSLATLGATANLGAQLAADAKAKDDGLDYAAFDCYSCHHNLKYPSDRQDRGYVGRPGRPLYRPAAFALARLVLDHAAGMKGADLKTAVAELDAAELALADAFTAKTYGDPDKVKVATTNIAKWSEGVRTKLDAVRYTPEETKRLFELVRAAATDEKKPVGDPEVAQLYTWAIETLFIELQPKEKTDKKEEPKALTEMRTKLDGTIVTRLRPNAAFYYEQGITGGVPGPSVESVDNRLKVRMETFNSFRREPFRKALGEIKLP
- a CDS encoding cytochrome c3 family protein, translated to MPRSPSRDLSDRFTGKRGYFRRPDALRRGKIALGWVALFAAGTWAAVDVAKPAARVQYSHSHGPLANPHASFDDNCAACHVAHGLSDLGPVSIFKARDRWHDLTCEKCHSGPKHHDSATADARAFHDRCSNCHHDHNGRLNSLVRLADKDCNQCHANLGKWHDSAKSKAGKPYQNEITNFVKDHPEFRSLDTSANPRTLKFSHAVHMSPGQAYTADGKEAITAKRLRELGGDAAVARYAPGAAPDAKVQLQCASCHALDSGTGSPGFNSLKDTLAKDDPTRALLPPRAEGAYFLPVNFEAHCRSCHPQKANEGVSEAGGKKYEVPRFDVPHRKQPADLIADLKAGYLKGLSDSGHPALNQPPELGGKLDAPPKNLAPRTLGEEAERLAGLAEGLLFEPAGSCAKCHTVTPGADPKAKPRVAAVPDRTVWFKHAKFNHASHRGATCATCHPNTGAEYISKVEADKPEPVQIVGINTCRACHSPLGTKIKTPDNVEILGGGARHNCTDCHRYHNGDHPLQGRGAPARDASKPLDLFDWLKGSSK
- a CDS encoding multiheme c-type cytochrome, yielding MDATDTNRGFIVRAVPIIAVALAAVVAGVFNTAQSHQPPTAATAIVTPATKPYGVDKADFKETFAYRASTSCSAAACHGGGAVGKVGSEHSTWAREAVSAETSDPHAKAYSVLFNPVSVKMGKALGISAPHKDARCLACHAVDSAKDSSTRDQILSEGVGCGACHGPADKWISEHTLPSWKARSNQEKWTAFGFVPTKNLVARALNCASCHVGDGERDMNHDFIAAGHPRLAFEPARFHFQPDYRKHWTEKGDGLSFEVRTWVIGQAATLRASVNLLHERAKKADAPNEKAPWPEFSGYSCYACHQTVGDTETRGSLSATRRTPGLPGWEVWSNATVDVAAKSCELAFPGISSPELRDIKLPAVDELRKLMGAKRAPAPAEVAKRAKAAVDELDGWLANLQAAEDRGSGTVARDVPEKIAHRLAANALSSDGKTLADHDWDALAANYLGTAAMYHATGGKTGTGARWHDPLLAIDKNLRFPPIANGPVKFDRFKLDPIRDSFESLRTKTSTPEGK
- a CDS encoding multiheme c-type cytochrome — its product is MNLSARTVFLTLAGVVPGLALALAAARVAPTATVSIAAPEPRAASSDNGGAGNLNRQAIGMSGCLAAACHGAPAGKALNGERGADCWQSSGSCWAAADPHAAAYSLLTDNPRRQLKVTAAKIMAKYAPGKKATEDARCLACHTNPALARDELIPDANARVLREQGVSCEACHGNAGAWLQPHTAWKGDRAKVYADTGMKPLYDLGERALACAGCHVGAPAENGLPVRDMNHDMIAAGHPRLNFDFAEYQRRLPQHWQEKDRTQSRYAPIVPNEAKVWFVGRVAHAEAACKLLEDRARRSREPNEHRTPWPEFAEFNCASCHHTLRVPESEKYGDWRKSAGYLGDRPPGVPPWQTIWPLTSAAGIASPKRDQSLLKTVVLAMETPRPAKADAAEGVAKTAAKLSGDLRRELVSLPGEQVEGRARAYFPGNALAVPEWDSATQLFFGLAALEYARGKPSDAAVKKYRSGVTAFRDQDWDRLESAFQAIREK